One stretch of Halobiforma lacisalsi AJ5 DNA includes these proteins:
- a CDS encoding DUF7558 family protein, whose translation MQQTLTGCAFCDAPPGTETGEAHTWGQDERVTHPICVDCAIQTEPDPDGRDHVACDGCGLVVDTLAALTRFRVELGHLEGPLQLCARCSPGGLATYWTRDLEEHLVSTPAE comes from the coding sequence ATGCAGCAGACGCTCACTGGCTGTGCGTTCTGTGATGCCCCGCCCGGCACCGAAACTGGTGAGGCTCACACCTGGGGGCAGGATGAACGGGTCACCCACCCAATCTGCGTCGACTGTGCCATCCAGACCGAGCCGGATCCCGACGGGCGCGATCATGTCGCCTGTGACGGCTGTGGGCTGGTCGTCGACACGCTCGCAGCGCTCACGCGGTTCCGGGTGGAACTCGGGCATCTGGAAGGCCCGTTGCAGCTGTGCGCCCGCTGTAGCCCGGGCGGGCTCGCGACGTACTGGACGCGCGACCTCGAGGAGCATCTCGTCTCGACGCCGGCGGAGTGA
- a CDS encoding VirB4 family type IV secretion system protein, with product MPTMGNVILQTSSGAVAELVEWLSNPTSAEGTALYVGLVVVLTVGGKLLWDRYTEDDEKEVEFSDLLDEETLEEGGAERRLLDDIAESHKTVTAPAAIEWETRAARVGEQWTTTLYIADYPDYPNDGYLSDLFEMTDVQFDLTAHITPKNQERARNELQDIADDLQVDADLEQSVRSAYLQERANEAAATYTAVENGASVFDQGMFITVRADEKDELRDAVQKVKSALRDDPANLTPKTAICRQDLALQSAAPIGDNEFGRTSIALGGAVGALLSSPHNATILEEGGVEFGIHKDNQSPVVIDPFARDNGYAMFTVGDTGSGKSFSSKQNFIRSIEQSKDRIGIILEPLNNWAGVAEALDAKRITVGGTLGLNPLEIRETPEHVQRAMGEDASPFNEKLDDAMSFLTNFFALRGISLGDRRTTLELGLKRAYKRNGITDDISTHSNLSPTIRDMMDVFEDMIDNPEEFVVRSDEEAGKIKKDATWLLDQLRPFEEGGRHANLGQESDFDIRDEKVIYLDLAQQEGSVDSSTALTMQLLISLVYERAKVSEKEVVFYIDEARYIMQDAASLAFLETVFRHHRHHDLSIRLVTQTVDEFFEHAESEAILDQCAVKQFHRLDGMDEEWADEFGLNYAQMRFVQDAVPGNEDAGFSEALVGVDGEWRGIQVKAMPKEKQVIDFDPTSQVRSSLPGAGDSAVDTEMLEFQEELEHRGTNGTNETSAPNEEPDAVEAEPDGGSTEETNDG from the coding sequence ATGCCCACGATGGGTAACGTGATCCTCCAGACGAGCAGCGGTGCTGTCGCCGAGCTTGTGGAGTGGCTATCGAACCCGACCTCAGCCGAAGGTACGGCCCTCTACGTCGGGCTCGTAGTCGTTCTCACCGTCGGTGGAAAACTTCTCTGGGACCGGTATACCGAGGACGATGAAAAAGAGGTCGAGTTCTCGGATCTGCTTGACGAAGAGACGCTGGAGGAAGGCGGGGCCGAACGTCGGTTACTCGACGACATCGCCGAGTCGCACAAGACGGTCACCGCCCCGGCCGCTATCGAGTGGGAAACACGAGCCGCACGTGTTGGCGAGCAGTGGACAACGACGCTGTACATCGCGGACTATCCTGACTATCCCAACGATGGCTATCTGAGCGATCTTTTCGAGATGACCGACGTCCAGTTCGATCTGACGGCCCACATCACCCCGAAGAATCAGGAACGGGCACGGAACGAACTGCAGGATATCGCCGACGATCTCCAGGTTGACGCCGATCTCGAACAAAGCGTCCGGAGTGCCTATCTACAAGAGCGTGCCAATGAAGCCGCAGCGACGTACACGGCCGTCGAGAATGGCGCGAGCGTCTTCGACCAGGGAATGTTCATCACGGTCCGGGCCGACGAGAAGGACGAGCTCAGGGACGCCGTCCAGAAGGTCAAGAGTGCGCTCCGTGACGACCCGGCCAACCTCACGCCGAAGACGGCGATCTGTCGACAGGATCTCGCCCTTCAGTCCGCCGCGCCCATCGGTGACAACGAATTCGGCCGGACGTCGATTGCGCTCGGCGGCGCCGTCGGCGCGTTGCTCTCCTCGCCGCACAACGCGACGATCCTCGAGGAGGGCGGCGTCGAGTTCGGGATTCACAAGGACAACCAGAGCCCGGTGGTCATCGACCCGTTCGCGCGGGACAACGGTTACGCGATGTTCACCGTCGGCGATACGGGGTCGGGGAAATCGTTCAGTTCGAAGCAGAACTTCATCCGCTCTATCGAGCAAAGCAAGGACCGAATCGGCATCATCCTCGAGCCGCTGAACAACTGGGCCGGCGTCGCCGAAGCCCTCGACGCCAAACGCATCACCGTCGGCGGGACGCTCGGACTGAACCCCTTGGAGATTCGGGAGACGCCCGAGCACGTCCAGCGGGCGATGGGCGAGGACGCGAGCCCGTTCAACGAGAAGCTCGACGACGCGATGAGCTTCCTGACGAACTTCTTCGCGCTCCGCGGCATCTCGCTTGGCGACCGTCGGACGACGCTCGAACTCGGACTCAAGCGAGCATACAAGCGCAACGGGATCACCGATGATATCTCGACGCACAGCAACTTGAGCCCGACGATTCGTGATATGATGGATGTCTTCGAGGATATGATCGACAACCCCGAAGAGTTCGTTGTGCGGTCCGACGAGGAAGCCGGGAAGATCAAGAAGGACGCGACGTGGCTTCTCGATCAGCTCCGCCCCTTCGAGGAAGGTGGCCGTCACGCCAATCTTGGCCAGGAATCCGATTTCGACATCCGGGACGAGAAAGTCATCTACCTCGATCTCGCCCAGCAGGAAGGGAGCGTCGACAGTAGCACGGCGCTGACGATGCAGCTACTCATCTCGTTGGTCTACGAGCGGGCGAAAGTTTCGGAGAAGGAGGTCGTGTTCTACATTGACGAAGCGCGCTACATTATGCAGGATGCCGCGAGTCTGGCATTCCTCGAGACGGTGTTCCGCCATCACCGGCATCACGACCTCTCGATCCGGCTGGTCACACAGACCGTCGACGAGTTCTTCGAGCACGCCGAATCCGAGGCGATTCTGGACCAGTGTGCGGTCAAGCAGTTCCACCGCCTCGACGGGATGGACGAGGAGTGGGCTGACGAGTTCGGACTGAACTACGCACAGATGCGGTTCGTCCAAGATGCTGTGCCAGGCAACGAGGACGCCGGCTTCTCCGAGGCGCTCGTTGGCGTCGACGGCGAATGGCGCGGCATCCAGGTCAAAGCGATGCCCAAGGAGAAGCAGGTCATCGACTTCGACCCGACCTCCCAAGTTCGCTCCTCGCTACCCGGAGCGGGGGACAGCGCCGTCGATACTGAGATGTTGGAGTTCCAGGAAGAGCTCGAACACCGAGGAACGAACGGAACGAACGAAACGAGCGCACCGAACGAGGAACCAGACGCCGTCGAAGCTGAGCCAGATGGCGGATCTACGGAGGAGACGAACGATGGCTGA
- a CDS encoding ATP-binding protein: MAEYLRVTPTSERLDLESISRVLDSLHKLTTPGSPGLGAKLNPLHSETPPRFEFLAISDGPDDPVEFFYGADAHLDTLEKRLRSIYPATFDIERVDVDVAARLIQPVEFTPQEFVDHYEAGQLQYEFAPAEQYDIVDEEPVDSESADADPVVDGGTASNRVPDYHVTVGDSALELAPPDVLPDDKEERRAIEKPTMTPAGTILARPAQDAVSPLGVRWCGSASRKQDWMTSLTPFTAEETNGDLASVDEPGAALASLIDHLMEATAPTAFQVVFQRRASWQSDAEVRKEDLVDGRDTFFQEVVGSLLEVEDQRTDQNERQISESVEKRIEYIDAKNAKRSFTVNIRAVSVPTDDTRDDLDGRMDSLLPVFDPLDGPFYEVEGQRLRDSGFREKTKEKKAQAALQRLLNRELTTGRGKTRPELVLCGTELANFVLVPSSEQLTVEGSRGTRAEQQSRNPLPWPNPDLIQQFQDGMAIGYALDENGEPRPDPIQIPPDLLPTHYGRFASTGGGKSKAIINDALSLRETTGGPVVLVDPKGDGMCENYLRCHYERFGGLDDVYQFRVPETIPAFSFFDIRPALEAGRNREDAIQDKVDHFHDILRMIMGREQYGQAFVANEILSYLIKALFDEEYGNDVFGLDDLFAAALRMQRDQTIPPVSADNQNIEESLTRHFAKDDRQFQVSMDAVGNRLDKLKEDAHLRRIFSHVPEQNDAGEYVDNRFDFREFLDEDATIIFDLGDLRPEAQRAITLLLLSNLWDAAQVRRRDGQTDYEKLTNLIIEEAAPVASTKLVSEQLLPQGRSFGLSMGLVMQFPEQVRNRNERAYDEVLNNIKTKLIGNISIERDLAESLAHEDLSPTELRNRINTLPSGEWIAQLPSPSFGETGPPPFSLKPLPIAPGHPESDQPLTEPQEDHFESVSRPRMMERTQAQYGLTEPAGSNTNSEETGWGSSGADTTGSAADDDAATDPMQSAFISESTTEDASTSTTQLETDSDPDADETEISPLFGQATETDEEPADDQAAQPENGATPIQESSVPVPDDELRQRGLSRDDVRFLNRVLDVMNRDDGEYTLLDSMRALRDEFEELNFQRLIDQNLVEEASACGRKYYTVLPAGRELLGEKLQVGPGLGDIGEKTPHKVGVRLLELWLQQRDDVTCVEPYYEHDDDTVFDVAGFNAGGELVWVGEAELPSNNTHAPVDDYDKLRSVDADAIWAFNNRETAIEVLDKLSDADRIQESVSGRDARSFSTIQDAVADFDAAGMTTVRGFKNLDQEVNQ, translated from the coding sequence ATGGCTGAGTACCTGCGCGTTACGCCGACGTCCGAGCGACTCGATCTGGAGAGTATCTCCCGAGTCCTCGACAGCCTCCACAAACTGACCACGCCCGGCTCGCCGGGCCTCGGGGCGAAGCTGAACCCGCTCCACAGTGAGACACCACCCCGATTTGAGTTCCTCGCGATCAGTGATGGCCCGGACGACCCGGTGGAGTTCTTCTACGGGGCCGATGCGCACCTCGATACGCTCGAAAAGCGCCTCCGTTCCATCTATCCGGCCACGTTCGACATCGAGCGCGTCGACGTCGATGTCGCCGCTCGGCTCATTCAGCCAGTCGAGTTCACACCGCAGGAATTTGTCGACCACTACGAGGCCGGACAGCTGCAGTACGAGTTTGCCCCGGCAGAACAGTACGACATCGTCGACGAGGAACCAGTGGACTCCGAGTCAGCCGACGCAGACCCCGTTGTCGACGGCGGTACGGCATCCAACAGAGTCCCTGATTATCACGTGACTGTCGGGGACTCTGCCCTCGAACTAGCGCCGCCCGATGTACTTCCAGACGACAAAGAAGAGCGACGGGCCATCGAGAAGCCGACGATGACACCGGCGGGAACGATTCTGGCTCGCCCGGCACAAGACGCTGTCTCGCCGCTCGGTGTCCGGTGGTGTGGCTCCGCGTCGCGAAAGCAGGACTGGATGACCTCGCTGACGCCGTTCACGGCAGAGGAAACGAACGGCGACCTCGCATCCGTCGACGAACCGGGCGCGGCGCTGGCGTCGTTGATCGACCACCTGATGGAGGCGACAGCGCCGACCGCGTTCCAGGTCGTCTTCCAACGGCGTGCCAGCTGGCAGTCCGACGCGGAGGTGCGGAAAGAGGATCTCGTCGACGGCCGCGACACGTTCTTCCAGGAGGTCGTCGGGTCGTTGCTCGAGGTCGAGGACCAGCGGACCGACCAAAACGAACGGCAGATTAGTGAATCCGTCGAGAAGCGGATCGAGTACATCGACGCGAAGAACGCCAAACGGTCGTTCACGGTCAACATTCGGGCCGTCAGCGTCCCTACCGACGACACCCGCGACGACCTCGATGGCCGGATGGACTCGCTCCTCCCCGTGTTCGACCCGCTTGATGGGCCGTTCTACGAGGTCGAGGGGCAACGCCTCCGGGACAGCGGCTTCCGTGAGAAAACGAAGGAGAAGAAGGCACAAGCCGCTCTTCAGCGCCTCCTCAACCGCGAGCTGACGACGGGGAGGGGGAAGACCCGCCCCGAGCTGGTCCTCTGTGGGACGGAGCTCGCGAACTTCGTCCTCGTCCCCTCCTCCGAACAGTTGACCGTCGAAGGGTCGCGGGGGACCAGGGCCGAACAGCAGAGTCGGAACCCGCTACCGTGGCCGAACCCGGATCTGATCCAGCAGTTCCAAGACGGGATGGCCATCGGCTACGCGCTCGACGAAAACGGCGAGCCACGACCCGACCCAATCCAGATCCCGCCGGACCTGTTGCCGACGCATTACGGCCGATTCGCGTCAACGGGCGGTGGAAAGTCGAAGGCCATCATCAACGACGCCCTCTCGCTCCGCGAGACGACTGGTGGCCCCGTTGTCCTCGTCGATCCTAAGGGCGACGGGATGTGCGAGAACTACCTGCGCTGCCACTACGAACGGTTCGGGGGCCTAGACGACGTCTACCAGTTCCGCGTCCCGGAGACCATCCCCGCGTTCTCCTTCTTCGACATCCGCCCTGCGCTCGAAGCAGGTCGCAACCGGGAAGACGCGATTCAGGACAAAGTCGACCACTTTCACGACATCCTCCGGATGATTATGGGCCGCGAGCAGTACGGCCAGGCGTTCGTCGCGAACGAGATCCTCAGCTATCTGATCAAGGCACTGTTCGACGAGGAGTACGGGAATGACGTGTTTGGCCTGGACGATCTCTTCGCTGCTGCCCTCCGGATGCAGCGCGACCAGACGATTCCCCCAGTCTCAGCGGACAACCAGAACATCGAGGAATCGCTGACGCGCCACTTCGCAAAGGACGACCGTCAGTTCCAGGTCTCGATGGACGCGGTCGGGAACCGCCTCGACAAGCTCAAAGAGGACGCGCATCTCCGGCGGATCTTCAGCCACGTTCCCGAGCAGAACGACGCCGGCGAGTACGTCGACAACCGCTTTGACTTCCGAGAGTTCCTCGATGAAGATGCGACCATCATCTTCGACCTGGGCGACCTCCGCCCAGAGGCCCAGCGGGCGATCACCCTTCTGCTGTTGAGCAACCTCTGGGACGCCGCCCAGGTACGCCGGCGCGACGGCCAGACCGACTACGAGAAGCTCACGAACCTCATCATCGAGGAGGCGGCCCCAGTCGCGTCGACGAAGCTCGTCTCCGAACAGCTACTGCCGCAGGGCCGATCGTTCGGCCTGAGTATGGGGCTCGTGATGCAGTTCCCCGAACAGGTGCGGAACCGGAACGAGCGGGCCTATGACGAGGTGCTGAATAACATCAAGACGAAGCTCATCGGCAACATCTCGATCGAGCGTGATCTCGCGGAGTCGCTTGCGCACGAGGACCTCAGCCCGACCGAACTCCGCAACCGAATCAACACGCTCCCAAGTGGCGAGTGGATCGCACAGCTCCCGAGCCCGTCGTTCGGAGAGACTGGTCCGCCGCCGTTTTCGCTGAAGCCGCTCCCGATTGCGCCGGGGCATCCAGAAAGCGACCAGCCGCTCACAGAGCCCCAGGAAGACCATTTCGAGTCCGTGTCCCGGCCACGGATGATGGAGCGTACACAGGCCCAGTACGGACTTACAGAGCCGGCTGGGTCAAACACGAACTCGGAGGAGACTGGCTGGGGAAGTTCGGGGGCCGACACGACGGGCTCGGCTGCTGACGACGATGCAGCGACCGACCCAATGCAATCCGCGTTCATCAGCGAATCGACGACCGAGGACGCGTCAACGTCGACTACGCAGCTCGAGACTGACAGCGACCCTGATGCAGACGAGACAGAGATAAGCCCCCTGTTCGGGCAGGCCACCGAGACGGACGAGGAACCAGCTGACGACCAAGCAGCGCAGCCGGAGAATGGGGCAACGCCCATCCAGGAAAGCAGCGTGCCCGTTCCCGATGACGAACTCCGCCAACGCGGGCTCAGCCGTGACGATGTCCGGTTCCTGAATCGGGTCCTCGACGTGATGAACAGGGACGACGGCGAGTACACTCTTCTTGACTCGATGCGTGCGCTTCGAGACGAGTTCGAGGAGCTCAATTTCCAACGCCTTATCGACCAGAACCTCGTTGAGGAAGCCTCGGCCTGTGGTCGCAAATACTACACTGTCCTTCCAGCGGGGCGTGAACTCCTCGGCGAAAAGCTGCAGGTGGGCCCCGGACTGGGCGATATTGGCGAGAAAACGCCGCACAAGGTTGGGGTCAGGCTCCTCGAGTTATGGCTTCAGCAGCGGGACGACGTCACCTGTGTCGAGCCGTACTACGAACACGATGACGACACCGTGTTCGACGTCGCCGGCTTTAACGCGGGTGGCGAACTCGTCTGGGTCGGAGAAGCAGAACTCCCGAGCAACAACACCCACGCGCCGGTCGACGATTACGATAAGCTGCGTTCGGTAGACGCAGACGCAATCTGGGCATTCAACAACCGCGAGACGGCCATCGAAGTCCTGGACAAGCTGTCCGACGCGGATCGGATCCAGGAGAGCGTCAGCGGGCGGGATGCACGGTCGTTCTCGACGATCCAAGACGCTGTAGCGGACTTCGATGCTGCGGGAATGACCACCGTTCGAGGGTTCAAAAATCTCGATCAGGAGGTCAATCAATGA
- a CDS encoding bifunctional DNA primase/polymerase, which yields MTWRQATREEIYAYYAEEFPRYIDNLPEFITATGPKQYAVAFRESHPVRKDEVPNKDFIRRDTWQTDASGDRTTPEFDDFEDVVAFIRHPARNDPLGRSEFALADPEVLEKPDPRPDAVYYALDHWERPWVLLVDIDAKEIARDRAEELVSADVDERDDDAFLDAAGILDAAPEGYPYAFEDIDRAIEYGFEVRDIFEDDFDAEETMVVYSGQGVHVYLLDTDPAHRYDEQSREVLNDLLLETYDIPIDPVVTADRRRVARLPYSLHADVCSIVQPIESPAFDVRSATPEVIDE from the coding sequence ATGACGTGGCGACAGGCGACTCGTGAGGAGATCTACGCCTACTACGCCGAGGAGTTCCCGCGCTACATCGACAACCTCCCCGAGTTCATCACGGCGACCGGCCCGAAACAGTACGCCGTCGCCTTCCGAGAGTCCCATCCGGTTCGCAAAGACGAGGTACCGAACAAGGACTTCATCCGGCGGGATACATGGCAGACAGATGCGTCGGGCGACCGAACGACGCCCGAGTTCGACGACTTCGAGGATGTCGTTGCGTTCATTCGGCATCCAGCGCGCAACGACCCGCTGGGGCGGAGCGAGTTCGCGCTTGCTGATCCGGAAGTGCTGGAGAAACCGGACCCACGGCCCGACGCCGTCTACTACGCGCTGGATCACTGGGAACGACCCTGGGTCCTCCTCGTCGACATCGACGCGAAAGAGATCGCCCGAGACCGAGCGGAGGAGCTGGTGTCGGCGGACGTCGACGAGCGGGACGACGATGCGTTTCTCGACGCTGCGGGGATCCTCGACGCCGCTCCCGAGGGGTATCCGTACGCCTTCGAAGACATCGACCGCGCCATCGAGTACGGGTTCGAGGTGCGCGACATCTTCGAGGACGATTTCGACGCCGAGGAGACGATGGTTGTCTACAGCGGGCAGGGGGTCCACGTCTACCTGCTGGATACCGACCCGGCGCACCGATACGACGAGCAGAGTCGCGAGGTGTTGAACGACCTCCTCCTTGAGACGTACGACATCCCGATCGACCCCGTCGTGACGGCCGACCGCCGGCGTGTCGCTCGCCTGCCCTACTCGCTGCACGCCGACGTCTGTAGCATCGTTCAACCAATCGAGAGCCCGGCGTTCGACGTTCGGTCGGCGACGCCGGAGGTGATTGACGAATGA
- a CDS encoding primase-associated protein, translating to MSPSTPTDDEDMAYRVAALPLEYGETRINQLFTRGYNRYVVDGEDQPEDLVNDVERFGTAAFKEQVRADAAEEPFVDEPGTLAVLATLSAICVKEHPKFEHASPRNIQVLYNIRELYVNNLASLIRVHGDGALQQDIADVLYSKEPGEDGPHPGRVCTGITEMPEFGDGLYLEIPMAAASRKCLVRAEGKSSTETDEGGEILTRVKDNNLYVPVGDFDSKYRDYAERAFKKLLRVQEDGLSDDQLTWLTTNESAITERIDRFLEAGHHERIWRNWDRGERMIRVLRRALSDASDDVAQTGEFHTAKELYRAVEAYEAEDEWESSMRDWISSPSSLAKHLADHESHSAVTIDRDGRVNTYRIGRSGTGAEQIEVREIEDLFELPCMANMEERLHEKKPVRKDLYNFARMVMWLPQYQDSSLDEIVADLKDIFSRWPWYDEQETEYQVRYEFSNTIDGDTPLPMNCDNDDLQRYCIGQDQCPYSIWGSLPFPDEMYEQVDEQSAGPAEKF from the coding sequence ATGAGTCCGAGTACGCCCACCGACGACGAGGACATGGCGTATCGGGTTGCGGCACTCCCGCTAGAGTACGGTGAGACCCGCATCAACCAGCTGTTTACGCGTGGCTACAATCGATACGTCGTCGACGGCGAGGACCAACCCGAGGACCTCGTGAACGACGTCGAGCGGTTCGGGACGGCGGCGTTCAAAGAGCAGGTTCGTGCCGACGCCGCCGAAGAGCCGTTCGTCGACGAGCCGGGGACGCTTGCCGTACTCGCGACGTTGAGTGCAATCTGTGTGAAAGAGCACCCGAAGTTCGAACACGCGTCACCACGGAACATCCAGGTGCTCTACAATATCCGAGAGCTGTACGTCAACAATCTCGCTTCCCTTATCCGCGTCCACGGCGATGGGGCACTCCAGCAGGACATCGCCGACGTGCTGTACAGCAAGGAGCCCGGTGAGGATGGCCCACATCCCGGGCGGGTCTGTACGGGCATCACGGAGATGCCAGAGTTCGGGGACGGTCTCTACCTCGAAATCCCGATGGCGGCAGCGTCACGCAAATGTCTCGTTCGAGCAGAGGGCAAGTCGTCGACGGAGACCGACGAGGGCGGGGAGATACTGACGCGAGTGAAAGACAACAACCTGTACGTCCCAGTCGGTGATTTCGATAGCAAGTATCGTGACTACGCTGAGCGGGCGTTCAAGAAGCTCCTGCGGGTGCAAGAAGACGGGCTCTCCGACGACCAGCTGACGTGGCTGACCACGAACGAGTCGGCGATTACGGAGCGGATCGACCGCTTCCTCGAGGCTGGCCATCACGAGCGAATCTGGCGGAACTGGGACCGTGGGGAACGGATGATCCGCGTCCTCAGGCGGGCCCTGAGTGATGCCTCCGATGACGTCGCGCAAACGGGCGAGTTCCACACGGCGAAGGAGCTCTACCGAGCGGTCGAGGCGTATGAGGCCGAGGATGAGTGGGAATCCTCTATGAGGGATTGGATCTCGAGTCCAAGCAGTCTCGCGAAGCACTTGGCCGACCACGAATCCCACTCGGCTGTCACGATCGACCGCGACGGGCGCGTCAATACGTACCGAATCGGGCGATCCGGGACCGGTGCTGAACAGATCGAAGTGCGAGAGATCGAGGATCTCTTCGAACTCCCCTGTATGGCGAATATGGAGGAGCGGCTACACGAGAAGAAGCCAGTTCGGAAGGACCTCTATAACTTCGCGCGGATGGTGATGTGGCTCCCGCAGTACCAGGATAGCAGCCTCGACGAGATCGTCGCGGACCTCAAGGACATCTTCTCCCGGTGGCCGTGGTACGACGAGCAGGAGACCGAGTACCAGGTCCGCTACGAATTCTCGAACACCATCGACGGCGACACGCCGTTGCCGATGAACTGCGATAACGACGATTTACAACGCTACTGCATCGGCCAAGACCAGTGTCCCTACTCGATCTGGGGCAGTCTCCCGTTCCCGGATGAGATGTACGAGCAAGTGGACGAGCAGTCCGCCGGTCCCGCTGAGAAATTCTAA
- the tnpC gene encoding IS66 family transposase: protein MNADDFTKEELLSRLLQLEQRVEELERENKRKDKKIDQKDERIEELETRLRKYENPHTPPSKRRSGTDESPTSQDDEDENVRTDGGTPGRKDGHDPEWRATADPDKEIDVTCDCCPECGEHFDESVGVSPRLVEEVPDPQPPEITRYNRHYYQCSSCGTETVATHPDCPDEGQFGVNVISQAALSRYDHRLPYRKIADRFEQLHGLELSGASAWHATERAARAGRCEYEQIRRQIQQAEIVHVDETGIKREGEQAWIWTFRTSEHTLYAVRESRGSDVPAEVLGEDFPGTVICDGWTAYPAFSSNLQRCWAHLLREAEDAASDHEEAEPVYRYLKQMFVGLQSWLGTDPSLRERAQMHRSCQNGLRSLVGRSVTDEPVATLLGKIEGGIDHWLTFVGEPAVSPTNNAAENALREPVVLRKIIGTLRNDRGMFVHETILSLLATWRQQGRNPYEELRRVVNNNEMISRAHTEPAVETSG, encoded by the coding sequence GTGAACGCAGACGATTTCACCAAAGAAGAGCTCCTTTCTCGGCTTCTCCAACTTGAGCAACGAGTCGAAGAACTCGAACGGGAGAACAAGCGAAAGGACAAGAAAATCGATCAGAAGGACGAGCGGATAGAAGAACTCGAAACACGCCTTCGCAAATACGAAAATCCGCATACACCGCCCAGTAAGCGACGGTCGGGGACTGACGAGTCCCCGACCTCGCAGGACGACGAAGACGAGAATGTTCGAACCGATGGCGGTACTCCCGGACGGAAGGACGGTCACGACCCTGAGTGGCGTGCAACAGCAGATCCCGACAAAGAGATCGATGTCACCTGTGACTGTTGTCCCGAGTGTGGCGAACACTTCGACGAGTCGGTGGGCGTCAGCCCCCGACTCGTCGAGGAGGTTCCCGATCCACAGCCACCAGAAATCACCCGGTACAACCGTCACTACTACCAGTGCAGCTCTTGTGGAACAGAAACCGTTGCTACACACCCCGACTGCCCCGATGAGGGGCAGTTCGGGGTGAACGTCATCTCTCAAGCAGCACTTTCTCGGTACGATCACCGCCTCCCCTACCGGAAAATCGCTGACCGGTTCGAGCAACTGCATGGATTAGAACTCTCGGGCGCGTCCGCGTGGCACGCGACCGAGCGCGCTGCGCGCGCCGGTCGCTGCGAATACGAACAGATTCGAAGACAGATTCAGCAAGCAGAGATCGTTCACGTTGACGAAACCGGTATCAAACGCGAGGGTGAGCAGGCGTGGATTTGGACGTTTCGGACGAGCGAGCACACGCTATACGCCGTAAGGGAGAGTCGTGGAAGTGATGTTCCCGCGGAAGTCCTCGGCGAGGACTTCCCGGGAACGGTCATCTGCGATGGGTGGACGGCGTATCCAGCGTTCAGCAGTAACCTTCAGCGGTGCTGGGCACATCTTCTCCGAGAAGCTGAAGACGCTGCTAGTGACCACGAGGAGGCAGAACCCGTTTACCGGTATCTCAAGCAGATGTTCGTCGGTCTCCAGTCGTGGCTGGGGACCGACCCGAGTCTTCGTGAGAGAGCACAGATGCACCGCTCATGCCAGAACGGGCTTAGATCGCTCGTGGGGCGGTCAGTAACCGACGAACCAGTGGCAACACTACTCGGGAAAATCGAAGGAGGGATCGACCACTGGCTCACCTTCGTCGGTGAGCCAGCGGTCTCCCCGACGAACAACGCAGCTGAGAACGCACTTCGTGAACCAGTCGTTCTCCGGAAAATCATCGGGACACTCCGTAACGATCGAGGTATGTTCGTTCACGAGACGATCTTGTCCCTGCTGGCGACATGGCGCCAGCAGGGACGCAATCCCTACGAAGAACTTCGCCGAGTCGTCAACAACAATGAGATGATATCACGGGCTCACACTGAACCGGCTGTTGAGACTTCGGGGTAA
- a CDS encoding DUF7437 domain-containing protein — translation MSRTSNRADGDIVQDFLSVADLLEEPQLAQLYAYLAREGEATVQNVMDDLELAQGTAYSYVNRLVDAGVVDITDDEQPRWYAAREIDLTVTTAAGDREYTITPALIDAVGHRETDADIDTYIDRHGVAGLATALTYAVARERGEVTHRLMAEDLDISPLAAEMILQALRPVVHEHYDIEESGAGLDELDIDDGDAADDA, via the coding sequence GTGTCACGCACCTCAAACCGCGCCGACGGCGACATCGTCCAGGACTTCCTCTCGGTCGCCGATCTCCTCGAGGAACCACAGCTCGCCCAGCTGTACGCGTACCTCGCTCGGGAGGGGGAGGCGACCGTCCAGAACGTGATGGACGACCTCGAGCTCGCCCAGGGGACGGCCTACAGCTACGTCAACCGGCTCGTCGACGCCGGCGTCGTCGACATCACCGACGACGAACAGCCACGCTGGTACGCTGCTCGGGAGATCGACCTAACCGTGACGACGGCCGCGGGCGACCGCGAGTACACGATCACGCCGGCGCTCATCGACGCCGTCGGCCACCGAGAGACAGACGCCGACATCGACACCTACATCGACCGCCACGGCGTCGCCGGCCTCGCAACGGCACTCACCTACGCCGTCGCCCGTGAACGCGGTGAGGTGACCCACCGGCTGATGGCTGAGGATCTGGACATCTCGCCGCTAGCTGCGGAGATGATCCTCCAGGCGCTCCGGCCCGTCGTCCACGAACACTACGACATCGAGGAGTCTGGGGCGGGACTCGACGAGTTGGATATCGACGACGGCGACGCGGCTGACGACGCGTGA